One window from the genome of Magnolia sinica isolate HGM2019 chromosome 4, MsV1, whole genome shotgun sequence encodes:
- the LOC131244493 gene encoding nuclear-pore anchor-like gives MQKAKEEMEKLKGEAQANKDHMLEYKEIAQVNEVALKQIKSAHEKFKAEVDKLKKLLEDEIHFLKGRVSELESDLVLKSTEVTSAVSGKEEALSSYDRLSKVKYCLFRNVNVGCII, from the exons atgcagaaagcaaaggaaGAGATGGAAAAACTGAAAGGGGAGGCACAAGCCAACAAGGATCACATGCTGGAG TATAAAGAAATAGCACAAGTGAATGAAGTTGCATTGAAGCAAATTAAATCTGCTCATGAAAAATTCAAGGCTGAG gttgacaagctaaagaagttaTTGGAAGATGAAATTCactttctcaagggaagggtttcagaacttgaaagtgatcttgtgttaaagtccacagaagttacatctgcggtttcagggaaagaagaagctctatcttcttatgataggttgagcaaagtgaagtattgtttatttagaaatgtgaatgtgggatgcattatatga